CCCGTGCAAGCGGATGGGAATGGTGAGGCTGACTGTATAGCCGCCAGGTACAGACCTTATCGGCTTCCCAGAAACAGACGCACAACAACAAACAGCCTTCCTGGGAAGGTCTTGCAGTaatctgtttgtgttttttttacttcGCTTTTTCTCCAGCAGCGTCGTCACTTAGTCTAAGCTAAGCACAATTCTCCCATCTACCATTCAAGATTCAATGCCTAACACTTCAGAAAGTCAAGAGGCAAGTGTTTCGACCACCAGTGACCAGGAAGCccccaaaaggccccccagcAGGGACAATGAGCCCAGCCTGTCTGGCTCCTTCCCCAGGGACGCCCTGAGGCCACGGCGGGCATCTAGTGCCGAGGTCCAACTCCCATGGACCTGCCCGGTCACACACTCCCGGGAGAAGTTCTACACGGTCTGCTCGGATTATGCACTCCTCAACCATGCTGCCTCTGTGTACCACCCTATCAGCACGCCCCGGGAGGGGCCATCTGTGTCTGGGGACAGCAGCCCCTCCTTAAGTCAGCCTAAGACGTCCAGCTACCCACCAGCGCCAGGCGGAGGGGGAAACGTGGCGTTTGATGGAGACTGCCACGTGGATGTGGTGTCGTCCGGCCTCGCCAAGCCGGTGCTCGCCTGGGAGATCGACACCACCGATTTCGATGCCGTGTTGACCAGGAAAAACAGGACAAGTAAGCAagccttttaaaaatgtattttagccCTTTTTAGTCCTTTGTGCCAGGGAAGTCTGGCTAGTCACTAAGGGGGTGGGAGAAATGACATAATAGAGACGATGATTCATCATATATCGTGTTTGTCATCGCAGACGGTGTTCAGTTGATATTAGCATTTCCCACTGATTTATCAACAGAGCTCAGCAAATTGTGACTCTGATCTTGTTCCTTTTTCAGGGGTTtaataaacatatatttttttgcctCTGAATCACAGCCAACACGAAGAAGCCCAGCTCCAAGAAGATGAAGTCCTCTGACAAACACAGCAGGAATCTGCAGGACGCCCCCCCGCAGGCTACGCTAGAGGAAGTAAAACAGAGGAAGGTGCTGGACCTGAGAAGATGgtctgtacccccccccccccccccgaacatcCCATGCTGTGTTCCTATGTTAAGTACATTGGGGCTGTCTGTGCATTAAAGGGGCTCTgtctgctctctgctttatagGTACTGCATCAGTCGTCCACAGTATAAGACTTCCTGTGGAATCTCATCACTGGTATCCTGCTGGAATTTTTTGTACAGCACTCTGGGAGCCGGGAGGTAAATCTCCCAAGGAGTCGGAAATCAGTTGCTTTCTCTGTCCTCTGAAGTCTTGCAGAAGTGCGTTATGGGCTGTAGCATTACCGGTGCAACTCGCTTTATGATGGTTTGACTTAGATACTTCGACTTGCAATAACGAGGCATGTTCAGTACTCGCTGTATATTGAATGTTCATGCGATCCTGGGCCAGCGACACGCTGTACGATACTTTCTGATGATGCCGGGCAGCATCCATCCAGCCACGCCTCCAGTCTCTTGCCATCGCGAGCATAAACATCTCACACGGTGTTTCAACAACATATtgtacagtgtttttttttctgttgtttgaTCTCAGTACAGTTAAAGCAGTCAGTTACTGACAGTGTGTCGTGATGGAGTGGGGCTTCAATGTCTCATTACCCCCCCCACGCCATCACACTTTTACGCTGCCGTTTGTTTTCCAGTGCTGCGCAGGGTGAGCAGGAAAAGGTGCATACTGACCCATGTCTTGCTCCTGCAGCCTGCCCCCTATCTCGCAGGAGGAGGCATTGCATATCCTGGGCTTCCAGCCTCCCTTTGAGGAAATCAAGTTTGGCCCCTTTACCGGCAACGCCACCCTCATGCGGTACGCGGCCCCCCTTCTCAcacttctgattggctgatgtgtgtcccctccccttttgGCGTCCAGGGGCTGCTCTCATCCTCTCCATTCCCACAGGTGGTTCAGACAAATCAATGACAATTTCCGTGTGCGGGGGTGTTCCTACATTCTGTATAAACCCCACGGGAAACACAAGACTGCTGGAGAGTCAGGCAAGCGACAGTCCTTATTAACATTAAATTCTAGTAGGTACAGGTCACATGGTTGTGCTACACTGCACATCAGTCTACGACTGTGTTATATGCTATAGCATCTTAATGATGTGTACACACGTTATGCTACTGTGATAAGCTTGTAAGTCATGCCTTTGCCAAGAGTCTACATTTTGGCCAGCGTCTTACTTATTTGTGTTTTAACACGGTGCTCTGTGGCCTCCTCGCCAGCGGAGGGAGCTCTGACAAAGCTGACCCAAGGTCTCAAGGATGAGTCGATGGCCTACATCTACCACTGTCAGAATCACTACTTCTGCCCCTTGGGCTTCGAGGCCACTCCACTTAAAGCAGCCAAAGCGTACAGGTAGGCAGAGAGTAGGATTTTGGTGATTTAGTTATTAATAAAACACCCACTGTATATACACCCAAAAATATTAGCTCGTCCTTAAGTGTTATATCCATAATCTATAGTTTGGGGGCAGcacgtggctcagtgggctaagcctgcgtgcctgtgatcggaaggttgccggttcaagcccggcctcagcacgtctgcgagtccttgagcaagacccttaacccccagctccctggccaCCCCCGATGGGTtgctgcccttcacggacagcttactctacaaagagcaagttgagggaggcgtaaagacaatttcaataaagtatcaattattatgaTCAATCTACATAAATCAAAACCATACATTTTACTGAATCATAATGATGAGTTTCCATAAGACGATTTCTCTCAAAATGAGTCTTGTCAGACTATGCTGTATTTCCTCTGTTTCTCTTTAGGGGTCCACTCCCAAATAGCGAAATGGAGTACTGGATTCTCATTGGAGAGCCGAGCAGGAAACACCCGGCCATCCACTGTAAAAAGTCAGTCTCTGATTCGCAGTGGCCTTGAAGCATTTCCTGTCAGCAACAATCTCACCTATGTCTCACTGAATCTTTGTTTAGGTGGATGGACATTGTGACCGACCTTAACACACAAAATCCGGAATATATAGATATTCGGCACACAGAAAGGGGAATTCAGTTTCGCAAAACCAAAAAGGTTTGTGGTTTTTTTCCAACCAGTTATCCTCTATCACCCAAGTGCTGCATGAATCTAAACATTTCTCCTGATAAGGTGACATCTATTAGTTTAAAGTCTTGAAAGGGATTGTGCAAATTTTGATATTTGTAAGCAAAATTCTCAGTATAATCCTGAGCAGTCAATaatgttatattttgtttttacatgTAGAGAAGATTATTAAGGAGTTATTCACACAAGCTTGGTTTTAGATTGCTAACTTGTATCTTTAGGCAAAACCAGGAACTTGGGTTCCGGAACAGGTGTCCTCACAGAGTAAGAACCATTAACAGTTCCGTGTATCCGGCAGGTCGGCGGGAACCTGCACTGCATCATGGCCTTCCAGAGGGTGAACTGGCAGAAGCTGGGCCCTTGGGCTCTGAACCTGGAGAACCTTCGGCACGACCTCCAGCATCAGGGGGCAGAGAGGGGGGTCGGGTTCGAGGACAAGCACTCCGCCAAGTCCCTGGGTCACCTGAGCCACTCTCTGAGTACGGGCTACCACAAAGAGGTCAGCTGGAAACGCCTGTCCAACACCTACGAGTACAGACACGGCGGGTCCCCAGACAGCGAGATAGACGAGGACAGCACTGAGTGAGAGCACGGGTTCTgcaggggattctgggagaAGGTGCACCAAGTCCGTCTGCTCCTCTTACCCCTGAATCAGACTGTTCAATTTTGGCCCAAAGGTGGCAAAGTCTTCATTTATCTACATGTTGGTAAAATGAGGGGATTAGCATAAGGCAGGTGCCTGGGTACGAGTGGATTTAACACCATTTGTACACAGCAGTGTCGTCCTACTAGCTCGCGGGGAGACGACAATTCAACGCTTCTTTCTGAGCTGGAGTCTGACCACATGACTTGGCACACTTTACGTTACCGATTCTGTCTGTAGAAGTACGATACTCAACCGAGAAGGTCCCTGAAAGAAAATGGTGTAGAATTTGCAGATTACActgaaagccagttttgttCAAAGTGTAAAGGTAAGAAAAAGATTCTCAGTGAGGCAGAGTAATTGTACTGGGTTCACTGTATTACACTGTAATCACTGTATTGTTGAATGTACTAAGGTATAGCCTGTGAAAAAGGCCTTGTGGGATATATCAGTAAGACCAGACAGCACGTCTGCTTCTTTATGTCATATAAACCCACATATATTCCACCGCCCCTGAAATTGTCAAGGTCTCTGCTCCATAGTCTCCCCCATGTATAAATGTGGCATTagtgtacatttgtttttttttccccccttatTTGATTATAAATAAAACTTTCTACAGATTGAGTGTTTTATTTCACTGAAACGAACGTGGTTTATTTTTTCATCCATGGATTTAGTAGGTCAAGAAAAGGCTCTGTAGTGGGTCATCTCTGGCTGACGTCGTGATGTCATCACTGCGAGGCTGCAGTGCTTTGGGCTTCAGCTCCAGTGACCGGCTTCCCTTCCAGGTGGGATTTCAGCTCTGCGATGTCCACCGGGCTGACGCGACAGCATCCCCCTGCAAGAAGCTGTTCTGCTGAGCGCTGCATGGGCGACACGTTACGACCGACTGCTGCTCTTCGCGTCACACAAGCCCTACCCACCGATCCAGGACGCTCCCAGTTGCCGCCACCGCGTGCTAAGCCTGGCCAAGGAGATCCTCCTTTCTGATGTTTTCCATCTGAAATGGTGATGCAGAGGAACGTCTTAGAATCATGACAGATTAAGATACATGCTGGGGAGATTTTTTTTAGGCTGGCACCTGACTCCACCCACCCGACGTCCTGGTCCCACTCCTCCCCGCTGTTGGGGTAAACGATCCAGTTCAGGTCCGGGCTGCTAAGTGGACCAGCGCTGACCAACAACGGCTcaatgagggggggggcacagcagtTTACCCCAACGGCAACCAGCTGCTGGGACCTCTGGGCCAGCCGCACTCCCTCTGAGAACAACCTGCCGTTGGAAATGTGTTTTTCATCCTGGAAGACATTTCAAATGACTTTGTTCACCACGTAAAGCCCTGTGAAGGCTCCTGGGTCCTCAAGCCTTTCGTCTATCAGATATGAGTAGCTCTTTGTTATAGTTCCAGGCACAGAAATCGAGAACAACTGGAAGCAGCTGGAAATGTCACTCAGCCGCAGAGCTTACCTTACAGGAGAAGGAGAGCCAGGCTTTAGAAGCAGGGAACTCCCGGAGAAGTTTTACCAAGGCCTCCGCCTCTTTCAGGCTGGGGATGGTTTCCATGGCGATAATATCAGCCCCCGCAGAAACAAGGCACTGCAGCCTTGGCCGATGCCAGGCCATCAGCTCCTAAGACCAGAGAAGATTCTTCCGGTGACTTCCGGCCTCGTGCTGTTCAGGACCGGGACTGAGAGCACCACTGGTTGCCTCACCTCAACAGTCATGTCCTGGTCATAAGCTCCTGAGTACTCAGAGCCGTCATGGAGGAACGCGCCATAAGGCCCAACAGAACCAGCCACCATCGGCACTCTGTCCCCTGGGGAGGAGGAGATCCACGGTGATGCGTACAGCGTGAGTGAGGGAGGGCCACCATGGCTGGAAGTGTCCCAGTTACCTTCCAGTTCCGTTTATACTAAAAGCACTGGGATCAGTTTCTGACTTTAATGTAGTACCTACTGGAACCAGCAGGACTTCAgtaaacacacaggcatgcGGTAAATTCCAGAGCAAGATGGTGTCGTGTGTTAGCTCCTGCCTTGTCTGGCATGATCTTTAACCCCAGTTTTTTATTAAGATATAACCAGTAAAGTGAAGGAGTGGAATGTTTGTCATTTGATTCATTCATTGAATTAAAGACATCATACTACCCAATAACAGCTTCACAAAACCAACCtgtcctgcagcctgtgttgGGTCAGGGTGAGACCAAGCCCAGGCCGGAGAACGCTTACGGCGACTCGCCACTCTTACCCGAAGGAGGGGTCCTGGCCACAAACTCCAGCAGGGCCTGTCTGGCCAGATGCACGCTGGACATCAGTAGCTGGCTGGCTTGTTCCACTGAGAAACCCAGATGCTGGACAAACCCTTGTATGCTAGCCTGATAGGAGGCCGTCACGATGACATCTGCACCACTCTGAAGAAATCTACGCAAACATTGCTGCACCTTGTAATTTGCTAAAATACCCCTTGTGGTACAAATCAGAACCACTGTAACACACTGCAGTTATGCAGTtttgaaatataataataataatagattacTACAAAGAAAAGTACACAAACCAAGTCAGTTCAGGGGGTTTGTAGACCCTACCTGTCGTGGGCGCTCTTGACAGCCTCTGGGTTACTGTGCAGTATTCTGGCACTCCATAAGGGGTCGTCCTGTTTCAGCAGATCCTATCGTCAATCACACATCTCTCCATACCGTAATCGTGCTTTCTCTGTGTCTGCGTCATGTTACCTGTATCTTCAGGCCTGCAGCTTCAAGTTCTGTTGCCAATCCACCATCCAGAATTACTGGGACTTCTGTCATGGTAACATCAGTACTATTCAGTGTGCTGTATCACATAAAGGGGCTGATTCCTAAAAGAGAGAAATTGAATCTTTTCTAATGATATGTTTATCTAACAAGACCAAAATATTAGACAGAATAAAAGTTACTGTGCGCGTGTTTATACAATCATATATACGTACTGTACGAATTAAGTCATTACGTGTCGTCGTGACGTATACAAGGAGAAAATGGTTGCCTTTTGGTCGTGACAAGAAATCACGTTTATTTGGAACACAAAATCATGGTGAAAATGGTTAATAAAACCCGCGCTGTATGAAAAGtaaatttaaacatattttcacACCACTCGATCGTAGCGTAAGGAAAACGTAATAGGTCGTTTTCCAATAAACCAGAGACGGCCATCAGGCATAGCCGATATCAGATCAGAAGCTGCATTACTCCGAACGGTAAATAAAACTCTAACATACAAACGCGATACCAGTAGTTCGCTAAGCAGTGTACCTAATCACAGCAGaattgtcattttttttgtaaccGCTTGCAGAATGACAAAGCAAAACGTTCTAATTTCAGAAGCATTTGACAATATTAAACAGCGGTTCAGAACCGCCATAAAAATAGCAACGTGAAAAAACACGTGATCTGTGACAGTCCTACTTCCGTTTTGTAAATtcgtatttttctttttttgtgagtgccactagatggcagaaTTGTTGCATTTATGTAAGAATGTGCAGCCCATATTCCAGTACTTCTAGTATTCCAGCGCTTACTAAAGTTGTTCAACGTCAAAGAAAATTAAACTGTAGCTCATTTAGGCCCGTTCTCAGGGCAGACCCAAGGCAAACACAAACTAAGTGCTGCTTAGGGCCCAGCAGCCACCACGAGCCCCCCACCCAATTGATCTGCCTGTCAGAATGGGATGGAAAATGACAAATGACAACTAGGTTAATGAAATTTTGCTTAGGACCTTGAAAAACGGGTTGGGCCCTGTCTGTTATCCAAATATAGAGACTGGTGTTTCataatttgtcatgaattaattttagcAATGATCTTTATCAGATCTTTGACTCAGACAGTAGCTTACAGGTTCTACAGCTATTCAGCTGTCAGTTTGCTGCAGCAGGTTCCATTAGACAAAACACAGGGTGCAGCTGCTGGTCCCTTACAGCGAATTTGGTCCCAGTTCCAGGGTGTAACCTACTACAGCATTACCTCTCCTTTGGCAAGTACACTGGCTCAGTCCAAGTCCCTGTTAAACTGAAAACATGGCATGAATGTTTTAGAGAAATCAGCTTATTATCAAACAGACGCTCATTGATTATACTAAAATAGACAGGCTATGTACTGAATATGATACTCTCTGCAATTCAG
This window of the Paramormyrops kingsleyae isolate MSU_618 chromosome 1, PKINGS_0.4, whole genome shotgun sequence genome carries:
- the LOC111838137 gene encoding basic immunoglobulin-like variable motif-containing protein, coding for MPNTSESQEASVSTTSDQEAPKRPPSRDNEPSLSGSFPRDALRPRRASSAEVQLPWTCPVTHSREKFYTVCSDYALLNHAASVYHPISTPREGPSVSGDSSPSLSQPKTSSYPPAPGGGGNVAFDGDCHVDVVSSGLAKPVLAWEIDTTDFDAVLTRKNRTTNTKKPSSKKMKSSDKHSRNLQDAPPQATLEEVKQRKVLDLRRWYCISRPQYKTSCGISSLVSCWNFLYSTLGAGSLPPISQEEALHILGFQPPFEEIKFGPFTGNATLMRWFRQINDNFRVRGCSYILYKPHGKHKTAGESAEGALTKLTQGLKDESMAYIYHCQNHYFCPLGFEATPLKAAKAYRGPLPNSEMEYWILIGEPSRKHPAIHCKKWMDIVTDLNTQNPEYIDIRHTERGIQFRKTKKVGGNLHCIMAFQRVNWQKLGPWALNLENLRHDLQHQGAERGVGFEDKHSAKSLGHLSHSLSTGYHKEVSWKRLSNTYEYRHGGSPDSEIDEDSTE
- the LOC111838140 gene encoding uncharacterized protein, giving the protein MTEVPVILDGGLATELEAAGLKIQDDPLWSARILHSNPEAVKSAHDRFLQSGADVIVTASYQASIQGFVQHLGFSVEQASQLLMSSVHLARQALLEFVARTPPSGDRVPMVAGSVGPYGAFLHDGSEYSGAYDQDMTVEELMAWHRPRLQCLVSAGADIIAMETIPSLKEAEALVKLLREFPASKAWLSFSCKDEKHISNGRLFSEGVRLAQRSQQLVAVGVNCCAPPLIEPLLVSAGPLSSPDLNWIVYPNSGEEWDQDVGWKTSERRISLARLSTRWRQLGASWIGGCCRVSPVDIAELKSHLEGKPVTGAEAQSTAASQ